One stretch of Pomacea canaliculata isolate SZHN2017 linkage group LG1, ASM307304v1, whole genome shotgun sequence DNA includes these proteins:
- the LOC112577034 gene encoding uncharacterized protein LOC112577034, which produces MLRTVSHLILVAMSSAVVVPYAITILSHLMYSHQPLRQAAARSLHPRRVYAFSLVLLQKMVLYLRYSPLYLRWRYYYINADPAILIKNIAYGRNNCSLDLHLPEPRHTVVLQKKAVLKPVVVFLFGGAWSSGDKSMYGALCYQLANRLDSLICCPNYSLYPQGCVDDMIQDIVDCVQWIYDNIHSYGGQKEKLMIVGHSAGAHLGALAILELLHEERTQNSSVLSPDLLPSLCFHEGHYTSAAPIVGNHEDSSESSESFAVVSENGNSESVALIMGTSGALSSSLTHELEASASAAGQEALVCSEGLDTSAVDVFDVTTNSGVPERMEPSFIISGLEASGMETYEPGKGLTELVQEIQVKVRRSGGPGDVVEISKIISQEVSTATGENESCDEEDDDNDSIITVRPKDIERHATLSDLCGCIKAFVGLAGVYHIGDHYSHESFRGIEDISSMTPAMYGHDHFERFSPTTMLMSLTAPISLPCMVLVHGTADRVVPIKSSEKMATALSRIGTNVSLQVLPNCDHYDICFDLMLPSRQFHNTLMTILMETASSVF; this is translated from the exons ATGTTGCGCACTGTATCCCATTTGATCCTTgtggcaatgtcatcagcagtGGTTGTGCCATATGCCATCACAATTCTTTCGCATCTGATGTACAGCCATCAGCCACTGCGTCAAGCTGCAGCACGCTCATTGCATCCTCGTCGTGTGTATGCCTTTAGTCTTGTTCTTCTGCAAAAGATGGTCCTGTATTTGCGGTATTCCCCTCTTTACCTACGTTGGagatattattatataaatgcAGATCCAGCAATATTGATCAAG AACATTGCTTATGGACGGAACAACTGTTCTCTTGATTTGCACTTGCCTGAACCTAGGCACACAGTTGTGCTGCAGAAGAAAGCAGTGCTAAAACCAGTGGTGGTCTTCCTTTTTGGAGGAGCTTGGTCATCTGGGGACAAGAGCATGTATGGAGCTTTGTGTTATCAACTGGCCAATCGACTGGACTCACTTATATGTTGTCCAAACTATTCCTTGTATCCTCAG GGCTGTGTTGATGACATGATACAAGACATTGTAGACTGTGTTCAGTGGATCTACGACAATATACATAGCTATGGTGGACAAAAG GAGAAATTGATGATTGTTGGTCACTCTGCTGGGGCCCACCTGGGTGCTTTGGCAATACTGGAGTTGCTCCACGAGGAACGCACACAGAACAGTAGTGTCCTGTCTCCAGACCTGTTACCATCTTTGTGCTTCCATGAAGGGCACTACACATCTGCTGCACCTATCGTTGGAAACCATGAGGATAGTTCTGAATCTTCAGAATCCTTTGCTGTGGTGAGTGAAAATGGGAACAGTGAATCTGTTGCTTTGATCATGGGCACCAGTGGTGCACTGTCCAGCTCACTAACCCATGAACTTGAAGCTTCAGCTAGTGCTGCAGGACAGGAAGCCTTAGTATGTAGTGAAGGACTAGACACTTCAGCAGTTGATGTATTTGATGTCACCACAAATAGTGGTGTACCTGAGAGAATGGAACCATCTTTTATCATCTCTGGTTTAGAAGCATCTGGCATGGAAACATACGAGCCTGGAAAAGGTCTCACAGAGCTTGTCCAAGAAATCCAGGTAAAGGTAAGGAGGTCTGGAGGGCCAGGGGATGTGGTAGAAATCTCAAAGATAATAAGCCAAGAGGTAAGCACTGCCACAGGAGAGAATGAGAGTtgtgatgaagaagatgatgacaacgatTCCATCATCACCGTACGACCAAAGGACATTGAGCGACATGCTACATTGAGTGACCTATGTGGCTGCATCAAAGCCTTTGTAG GACTAGCAGGAGTATACCATATTGGAGATCACTACAGTCATGAATCCTTCCGGGGCATTGAAGATATATCTAGCATGACTCCAGCTATGTATGGTCATGACCATTTTGAACGTTTCTCCCCAACCACTATGTTGATGAGCCTCACAGCGCCAATCAG TTTGCCGTGCATGGTGCTAGTCCATGGAACAGCTGACCGTGTGGTGCCAATCAAATCTAGTGAAAAGATGGCGACTGCTTTGTCTCGCATTGGAACAAATGTGTCGCTCCAAGTGTTGCCCAACTGCGATCACTATGATATCTGTTTTGACCTTATGCTTCCCTCTCGACAGTTCCACAATACACTCATGACAATCTTGATGGAAACAGCTTCTAGTGTCTTTTGA